A stretch of the Limnothrix sp. FACHB-406 genome encodes the following:
- a CDS encoding sensor histidine kinase, with product MSASASNEFILVVDDNPTNLAVLSEALNSAGLRFRVAIDGESALAQVDRNLPDLILLDVQMPGIDGFETCRRLKANPLTRSIPVIFTTAFSDTENKAKGFALGAVDYIPKPFDQTEVLARLQVHLKLKKLTESLEHQVHDRTAALQKMQVQLVQQEKLSSLGEMIAGIAHEINNPINFIASNVDPLREHINNMAEILRLYQQEHPQPSPELAAVLEDLEPDFIFEDSLKIINSLTLGADRIRGISTSLRTFSRSDAETKIPANLHEGLDSTLMILQHRLKSSDHRPEISILKSYGELPLLPCYPGQINQVFMNLLANAIDALEESALKGKPPDSGLQIQITTQATNDQQIAVCIADNGIGMNELVKQRLFEPLFTTKPVGKGTGLGLAIAHQIVSEKHSGTLEVQSELGRGTQFLIRLPINPK from the coding sequence ATGTCAGCATCTGCGTCGAATGAATTTATTTTAGTTGTGGATGATAATCCAACTAATTTGGCGGTTTTATCAGAAGCGCTGAATAGTGCCGGGTTGCGTTTTCGCGTGGCGATCGATGGTGAAAGTGCATTGGCGCAGGTCGATCGCAATCTTCCAGATCTCATTTTGCTAGATGTCCAAATGCCAGGTATTGACGGCTTTGAAACCTGCCGCCGCCTCAAGGCTAATCCACTCACAAGGTCGATTCCAGTTATTTTTACAACTGCTTTTTCAGACACAGAAAATAAAGCCAAAGGCTTTGCCCTAGGAGCAGTGGACTATATTCCCAAGCCATTTGATCAAACAGAAGTTTTAGCTCGACTACAGGTTCACCTCAAGCTCAAAAAACTAACGGAGTCTTTGGAACATCAAGTTCATGACCGCACAGCCGCTTTGCAAAAAATGCAAGTGCAGCTTGTTCAGCAGGAAAAGCTATCAAGTTTGGGAGAAATGATTGCGGGCATTGCACACGAAATCAATAATCCTATCAACTTCATTGCCAGCAACGTGGATCCGCTGCGAGAGCACATTAACAACATGGCGGAAATCCTGCGGCTCTATCAGCAAGAGCATCCACAGCCTTCACCAGAATTAGCCGCCGTTTTGGAAGATTTGGAACCGGATTTTATTTTTGAAGATAGCCTCAAGATTATCAATTCCCTGACGCTGGGAGCCGATCGAATTCGCGGAATTTCCACATCGTTGCGCACTTTTTCGCGTTCTGATGCCGAAACTAAAATTCCAGCGAACTTGCATGAAGGTCTAGACAGCACCCTGATGATTCTGCAACATCGATTGAAAAGCAGTGATCATCGTCCGGAGATTTCGATTCTCAAGTCCTATGGTGAATTGCCTCTACTGCCTTGCTATCCAGGACAAATCAATCAGGTATTCATGAATTTGCTCGCCAATGCGATCGATGCCCTAGAGGAGAGCGCACTGAAAGGCAAACCCCCCGATTCTGGGCTGCAAATTCAAATTACAACTCAGGCCACCAACGATCAGCAAATTGCGGTTTGCATTGCTGACAATGGAATCGGCATGAATGAGTTAGTCAAGCAACGGCTATTTGAGCCGCTGTTTACAACCAAGCCCGTTGGCAAGGGGACAGGACTCGGCCTAGCGATCGCCCATCAGATTGTGTCTGAAAAGCATAGTGGCACTTTGGAGGTGCAGTCAGAACTAGGGCGAGGCACTCAATTTCTGATTCGTTTACCGATTAATCCAAAATAA
- the argJ gene encoding bifunctional ornithine acetyltransferase/N-acetylglutamate synthase — protein MANWQVISGGVTAPKGYKAAGITAGLKPSGAPDLALIYSEVEAIAAGIFTTSQVRAACVDYCRDRLQAKPSARAILVNAGQANAATGAAGAADAEECAQLLAKELDIDPNTVLLASTGVIGQRIKMEPMRAGIPQVVAALSDEGGASAEKSILTTDLVTKSIALETMIGDRPVRIGGMSKGSGMIHPNMATMLAFVTCDAAVSPQLWQEMLSRAGDRSFNQITVDGDTSTNDSLFALANGQSRTPAITQWGPEAEKLEAMLTAVCTHLAKAIARDGEGATCLIEVAVSGAPDEAAARAVAKTIAGSALTKSAIFGRDPNWGRIAGAAGRAGVKFDQNNLRIQLGEIVLMENGQPLAFDRMAAHNYLKAAAEGEYLKTDTVAIGVSIGDGPGSAKAWGCDLSYDYVKINAEYTT, from the coding sequence ATGGCAAATTGGCAAGTGATTTCCGGCGGCGTAACGGCTCCTAAGGGTTATAAAGCGGCGGGCATTACGGCGGGGCTGAAACCCTCAGGCGCGCCGGATTTGGCCCTGATTTATTCTGAAGTGGAGGCGATCGCCGCCGGGATTTTTACCACCAGCCAAGTACGCGCCGCCTGCGTGGACTACTGCCGCGATCGCCTGCAAGCCAAGCCCAGTGCCCGCGCGATTTTGGTGAACGCGGGGCAAGCCAACGCCGCTACGGGAGCAGCCGGTGCGGCCGACGCGGAAGAATGCGCCCAATTGCTAGCCAAAGAACTGGATATTGATCCCAACACCGTGTTGCTGGCTTCCACGGGGGTGATCGGTCAGCGGATCAAAATGGAGCCGATGCGGGCCGGGATTCCGCAAGTGGTGGCGGCCCTGTCCGACGAGGGGGGAGCCAGCGCCGAAAAGTCGATTTTGACGACGGATTTGGTTACGAAGTCGATCGCCCTGGAAACCATGATTGGCGATCGTCCCGTGCGAATTGGCGGCATGTCGAAGGGATCGGGGATGATCCACCCGAACATGGCGACGATGCTGGCCTTTGTCACCTGCGATGCGGCCGTGTCGCCCCAGCTCTGGCAGGAAATGCTGTCGCGGGCGGGCGATCGCAGCTTCAACCAAATCACCGTTGATGGCGACACCAGCACCAACGATTCCCTGTTTGCCCTGGCCAACGGTCAATCGCGCACCCCGGCGATCACCCAGTGGGGCCCGGAAGCCGAAAAGCTGGAAGCCATGCTGACGGCGGTTTGTACCCACCTGGCCAAGGCGATCGCCCGCGATGGGGAAGGGGCGACCTGTTTGATTGAAGTGGCCGTCAGCGGTGCGCCCGACGAAGCCGCCGCCCGCGCCGTGGCCAAGACGATCGCCGGTTCCGCCCTCACCAAGTCCGCCATTTTTGGTCGCGATCCCAACTGGGGCCGAATTGCCGGGGCCGCCGGTCGCGCCGGGGTGAAGTTCGACCAAAACAACCTGCGGATTCAGCTCGGTGAGATTGTGCTGATGGAAAACGGGCAACCGCTAGCGTTCGATCGGATGGCCGCCCACAACTACCTGAAGGCCGCCGCTGAGGGTGAGTATTTGAAAACCGACACGGTGGCGATCGGGGTCAGCATTGGCGACGGGCCCGGCTCCGCCAAGGCTTGGGGCTGCGATCTCAGCTACGACTACGTAAAGATCAACGCCGAATACACCACCTAA
- a CDS encoding Uma2 family endonuclease, with the protein MIAVPSGFSAVDYLVLEQDSSQRHEYRYGSVYAMAGGSGNHSAICINLLSAIHRHLRQTDCRFYGSDVKVSYADRFFYYPDAFVTCDPRDRTDRYVKRHPKLIAEVLSPSTELFDRTTKFEDYQAIETLEEYVLIDQEKVAVECQRRVAGDRWESQIYQAGDRVELISIGLTIAIEDLYAGLDEMP; encoded by the coding sequence ATGATCGCCGTTCCCAGTGGTTTTAGTGCTGTTGATTATTTAGTGCTGGAACAAGACAGTAGCCAACGCCATGAGTACCGTTATGGCTCGGTCTATGCTATGGCTGGCGGCAGCGGCAACCATAGTGCCATCTGCATTAATTTGCTGAGTGCGATTCATAGACATTTGCGCCAAACCGATTGCCGATTCTATGGCAGCGATGTGAAAGTCAGCTATGCCGATCGCTTCTTCTACTATCCCGATGCATTTGTGACTTGTGACCCGCGCGATCGCACCGATCGCTATGTCAAACGCCATCCCAAACTGATTGCGGAAGTGCTATCGCCCTCTACGGAATTATTCGATCGCACCACCAAGTTTGAGGATTATCAAGCGATCGAAACCCTCGAAGAATATGTCTTAATTGACCAAGAAAAAGTCGCTGTGGAATGTCAGCGGCGAGTGGCGGGCGATCGCTGGGAAAGCCAGATTTATCAGGCGGGCGATCGGGTGGAATTAATCAGTATTGGTTTGACCATCGCGATCGAGGATCTCTACGCTGGACTCGATGAAATGCCCTAA
- a CDS encoding TIGR04283 family arsenosugar biosynthesis glycosyltransferase, whose translation MTYTKLTIALFVKAPVAGQVKSRLAKTIRADFATEFYRSMGRDWFDRLTTFADRQQADLRVFYAPDSGRSTVRDWFGCNDQQLVAQGDGDLGDRMARAFTTCFGQGSDRILLVGSDSPDLPDEILTQAAEALIETGAVICPTEDGGYCLVGFRRDRLLPTIFQNMVWSTETVFAETIARFQSANQLVAILPHWYDIDHAPDLDRFWQLNQQNPDLKRSIATLAKIRQPIALSVIMPVLNEGKQIQKTLDHLAAIAGQISYEVIVVDGDRAGSTLQYLPSDRPVRGITAARGRGLQMNAGAAIARGEILLFLHADTQLPATAFTQITTTLKQTPNVGAHRRAPSPEDLVGGAFDLSIASPRWILRTIARIASARSRLTRLPYGDQAIFIRRSAFVALGGYPEIPIMEDVALMRSIRRRGWRIRILPDRVLTSARRWEREGVWRCTLRNWTILLAYFAGVSPWTLLAWYSPERSKAS comes from the coding sequence TTGACGTATACAAAATTAACGATCGCCCTCTTCGTCAAAGCCCCCGTAGCAGGACAAGTGAAATCGCGTCTTGCCAAGACGATCAGGGCGGATTTTGCGACGGAATTTTATCGATCGATGGGGCGGGACTGGTTCGATCGCCTCACCACATTTGCCGATCGCCAGCAAGCCGATCTCCGCGTGTTCTATGCACCTGATTCGGGGCGATCGACCGTGCGGGATTGGTTTGGCTGCAACGATCAGCAACTGGTGGCCCAGGGTGACGGGGACTTGGGCGATCGAATGGCGCGGGCGTTCACGACTTGTTTTGGGCAGGGAAGCGATCGGATCTTGCTGGTCGGTAGCGACAGCCCCGATTTACCTGATGAAATATTGACCCAGGCGGCTGAAGCATTGATCGAAACCGGCGCGGTGATTTGCCCCACGGAAGATGGGGGTTATTGCTTGGTGGGGTTTCGGCGCGATCGCCTGTTACCCACCATTTTTCAAAACATGGTTTGGAGTACCGAAACGGTTTTTGCGGAGACGATCGCCCGGTTCCAATCAGCTAACCAACTAGTCGCAATTCTGCCCCATTGGTACGACATTGATCACGCACCTGATTTAGATCGATTCTGGCAATTGAATCAACAGAATCCAGATCTGAAACGGTCAATAGCAACGTTGGCAAAAATTCGACAGCCGATCGCCCTTTCGGTGATTATGCCCGTTCTGAACGAAGGGAAACAGATTCAAAAAACACTCGATCACTTAGCAGCAATTGCCGGACAGATTTCCTACGAAGTGATTGTGGTCGATGGCGATCGGGCGGGGTCAACCTTGCAGTATTTGCCCAGCGATCGCCCAGTGCGGGGCATCACGGCGGCGCGGGGTCGGGGGCTACAAATGAACGCAGGCGCGGCGATCGCCCGAGGGGAAATCCTGCTATTTCTGCACGCCGATACGCAATTACCCGCAACGGCCTTTACCCAAATCACAACAACCCTAAAACAAACGCCCAACGTAGGGGCGCACCGCCGTGCGCCCTCACCCGAGGATTTGGTAGGAGGAGCGTTTGACTTATCGATCGCCTCGCCCCGATGGATCTTGCGAACGATCGCCCGGATCGCTTCGGCGCGATCGCGCCTCACTCGGTTGCCCTATGGGGATCAGGCGATTTTTATCCGGCGATCGGCCTTTGTGGCGCTGGGCGGCTACCCGGAAATTCCGATCATGGAAGACGTGGCCCTGATGCGATCAATTCGGCGGCGGGGGTGGCGGATTCGGATTTTGCCTGATCGGGTGCTCACCTCGGCCCGGCGGTGGGAGCGTGAGGGCGTTTGGCGCTGCACGCTCCGCAACTGGACGATTTTGCTTGCCTATTTTGCCGGGGTCAGTCCGTGGACGTTGCTGGCTTGGTATTCACCCGAAAGATCAAAGGCTTCGTGA